From the Polyangiaceae bacterium genome, the window CTAGGTGCCTAGCGACGCCTCCCCAGGCGCTCCTCCCCCCAAACCCCCTTTGAGGCTTATGCAGAAAAAGACGAATCAACCGGGCAAGTTGGCGAGTATCAGTCGGCGCAACACTCTGTGGGTGCTCGGTGCTGGAATCGCGGTCGCTGCGTGTAGCTCGGATTCCAACTCCAGCGATGGCACCGGCGGTACTAGTGGCGCCGGAGGCAGCGGAGGCGCGGGCGGCTCTGGAGGAAGTGGCGGGAGCGCTGGTGGCGAAGCCGGTACGGCCGGCACCGGAGGTGAGGGGGGCAGTGGCGGGACTACCTCGACCACGGGCTGGGGCAGCGGCGGCACTGCCGGCATGACGGACAAGGCGAACTACCCGAATCCGTTCGCTGACGCGCCGAGCTCTTGCAACTTGATCTGCTCCACCACCGAGGGCCCTTGCACCACGGAAACGACCATCGAACGCGTCGATGTGAGTGAAGGCTACCCGGGGATCCCGATGCGCATCGCGATGCGCTTCGTGGACGCGAGCTGCAACCCGATCAGCGGCGCCTGGGTGCAGATCTGGCATACGAAGATCACGGGCGTCTACTCCGGTGTCACTCCGAGCGGTTCGTTCTGCTATGGCGACGAACCCGAGGCTGAACAGGAGATGTATTTCCGCGGTTCCCAGACGACAGACAGTGATGGCGTCGTCTATTTCGATAGCTGCTTCCCCGGTTGGTACTCGAGCCGTGCGGTGCACGTGCACTTCGAGGTGCGGGTGAACAACAGTAGCTACGTTGTCTCGCAGCTCTTGTGGGAGGACGAGCTGGTCGACGACATCTTCACCAACCACGCGGACTACAAAGAGTTCGGCATCCCCAACGTGCACCTCGACGATGACAACGTGGTTGGGGGGGAGAGCGACAAGTCGCCCTATCTGTACGACGTCCAGAAGATGTCGGACGGCGCGATGCTCGTCTCCAAGACCATCACCATCCAGAGCGGTGGTCCCGGTTGCTCCGCTTCAGGAGGCGGTGGTGGCGGAATGGGAGGACCTCCCGGAGGCTGAGCCACGCCATGGCGCAAACAGCGCGCGCCAACTGAAGATAGCAGGCCCGCTGAAGACAGCGGGCCCTTGCAATTTCCCGGAGGTAATGTGCTAGCTGGCTTCAGAGCCAGCCGGCGCTTCCGGATCCGGTGGCGCGTCCTCTGCCTGGGAGCGGATCACTCCCAGGCAGAACTCCTGCCACTTGCGGCGCATGGTCGTGCTGTTCTTGAGTTCTGGGACCATCGCGCCCGCGATGGAAATCCCCGAGATGAACGCAGCGGCGCTCTTGGAGTCTTCGGGGAGGTTTGCTCCTGAACGCGAAGCGAGCTTCTTCAGGCGGCCAATCACTTCGAGAGCATCAGCGCGCAGCTCCTCGAGGTGTGGACTCAAGAAGAGCTTGCGCGCGTTCTCGGACTCCGGAAACAGCAACGCGAAGGCGGATGGACGGTGTTGGGACAGGCGGACCGGAACATCGAGCGCCTCGCTCAAGCCCGGCGCCGCCGCGACGCGCTCGGTGAGCTCGTCGATCGCCTCCGCCGCCAGACTCAGCACGAGCATCTCGAGGGACTCGAAGTAGCCGTAGATCGTCGCGCGCCCAAGCTCAGCCTTCGCCGCGACCTTCTCCACCGAGAAGCGCGCCCAGCCTTGCTCTTCTGCGACCTCCCAGCCGGCTTTGAGGATCGCGGCACGCCGCGCCTCGCGCTCCCGCTCCCGACGTTCGTCGATGCCCATGCCTCGATTGGACTGCTTTGCGGCCCAACTCGTCAAGCGATGGCGCCAAGCACTCACGGGCATGGGACCCCCTGAGGCAGGCAGAGCAGGTTCGAGCCAAGGACGCAGCAGGTGGGGCTGCTGCCGCCACACTCCCAACAGCCGCTGGCATACTGGAATGGTTGGCAGGTTCCGGCGCTGCACACCTCGCCGCTGTCGCAGCGATTCCCACAAGCGCCACAGTGTTGGTTGCTATGCATCGTGTCCACGCAGTCCCCTCCACAATCCGTTTTGCCGCTCGAGCAAGAGAACTTGCAGCTCCCGGCCTGGCAGCGGTTTCCCAGGCCGAGCAATCCGCAGCCGCTATTGCAGCTGCCACAGTTGTCTGCGTCCGTGTTCTTGTCGACGCACACTCCGCCGCACTTGACGAGTCCCGGAGCGCACTCGTCGGCTTGGCAGCTACCGCTCTGACAGCGTTCGCCGTCGCCACAGCGGGTGCTGCATGAGCCGCACGCGCCCGGGTCTGTTTGCTTGTCAACGCAGCCCTTGCCCGCACCGAAGCTGCACAGATCCGGCGTTGCAGCGCTACAGCTCAGGCTGCAGCTGCTTGTCGTGCACACTGGTTGTCCGGTGCCACTTCCTGAAATCGGTTCCGCGCAATCGTTTCCGCACATGCCGCAGTTGTCAGGATTCGTGCTGGTGTTGACGCACTGTCCGCTGCAGTCCGTCTGACCACTGGGGCAGTCCATCACGCAAGCACCGGAGACGCACACCATGCCGTTGCCGCACTGCTTGCCACAGGTGCCGCAGTTGTTCGGGTCGCTGTTCAAGCTCACACAGCTGTTGCCGCACTGGCTGTAACCGGAGTCGCAGGCGACGCCGCAGGCTCCTGCTTGACAGGTGCGCGAACCGTGGCTCACGCTGGGGCACACGTTGCCGCACGCGCCACAGTTGTCGGGGTCGCCCTGGGCTGGCACACACTGGTCGCTGCAGCGCACGTAGCCTGCGCCGCAGCTGAAGTCACAGCTGCCGGTGTTGCAGCTCGGCGTTCCGTTGCTGGGCGCGGTGCACTCGATGTTGCAGCCACCGCAGTTGTTCGGATCGCTGCTCGTGTTGACGCAAGAGCCGTCGCAGTCCGTCGTCGGAGAGGTGCAGTCCGTCTCACAAGAGCCTGAGAGGCAGACTTCGTCAGTTCCGCAGGCCTTGGTACACGAGCCGCAGAAGAGCTTGTTCGTGTTGAGGTTCACGCACTGTCCGTTGCACTCGGTGAGGCCGGGGCCGCACTGGAAGTCGCAAATGCCCGCGTTGCAGACCGCGGTTGCTCCCGACGGCGCTGTGCAGCGATTGCCGCACGCTCCACAGTTGTCCACGTCGCTGTCCAAGGCTCGGCACTGACCGCCGCAGGGGCTGTAGCCCGTCGCGCAGTCGAAGGCGCACATGCCATCGGAGCACACCGCGCTGCCGTGTGCGGGCTCCGGGCAGGCGACGTCGCAGCCCGCGCAGTTTGCCGGATCGGTCTTGGTATCGGTGCACTGGCCTCCACAGTTGGTACTAGTCCCGGGACACGTGTCCGTGCATTTCCCCGCGGAGCAAACCTGATTCGAGGCGCAGGCGATGCCGCAGCCGCCGCAGTGCAGGGGGTCGCTGTCGATTGCAATGCAAGCGCTTCCGCAGCGGACGTAGCCTGGGTCACATGAGAAGCCGCAGCTCCCGGCGCTGCAGGAGGCGCTCCCGTGCGCCGGTTTCACGCAGCTGTTGCCGCAGGCGCCGCAGTTCGCGGCGTCGTCGTCGGTGTCTACACATTGACCGTTGCACTCGGTGTAACCCGTGCGGCAGGTGAAGTCGCAGCTCTGCGCCGTGCACGTTGCGTCGGCGTGGTTTGGTGCGTTGCAAGCTTGATTGCAGCTCCCGCAGTGTCCTGGGTTCGAATCCACGTCGACGCAGGACTGGCCGCACTGGGTGTAGCCGCCCGGGCAGCTGTCCGTGCAGCCAGTGGGGCCGCAGACTTGTGATTCGGAGCATGCGGTGCCGCAGCCCCCACAGTTCTGCGGGTCCGAGCTGGTGTCGACGCACAGGCCGCTACAGTCCGTACGGCCCGTTCCACACTGGCTGCCACAGACACCTGCGTTGCACGCCGCTTCGCCACCCGTTACCGCGGGGCAAAGCTTTCCACAGGCGTTGCAGTTGCCGGGGTCTGCCTTGAGGTCGACGCATTCGTCTCCGCAGCGCGTCAGCCCGCTGTCGCAGCTGAAGTCGCAGCGGCCCTGAGCACACGTCGGCACCGCGCCAGGCGGTGCTGTGCAGGGCGTGTTGCAAGCGCCGCAGTGCTCCGGGTTCAGCATCGGGTTGACGCACTCGCCGTTGCAGCTTTGCTGATTCGTCGGGCAACCCCCGGTTCCCGCGCTGCCTGAGCTTCCCGCGGCG encodes:
- a CDS encoding TetR/AcrR family transcriptional regulator, translating into MPVSAWRHRLTSWAAKQSNRGMGIDERREREREARRAAILKAGWEVAEEQGWARFSVEKVAAKAELGRATIYGYFESLEMLVLSLAAEAIDELTERVAAAPGLSEALDVPVRLSQHRPSAFALLFPESENARKLFLSPHLEELRADALEVIGRLKKLASRSGANLPEDSKSAAAFISGISIAGAMVPELKNSTTMRRKWQEFCLGVIRSQAEDAPPDPEAPAGSEAS
- a CDS encoding protocatechuate 3,4-dioxygenase; this encodes MQKKTNQPGKLASISRRNTLWVLGAGIAVAACSSDSNSSDGTGGTSGAGGSGGAGGSGGSGGSAGGEAGTAGTGGEGGSGGTTSTTGWGSGGTAGMTDKANYPNPFADAPSSCNLICSTTEGPCTTETTIERVDVSEGYPGIPMRIAMRFVDASCNPISGAWVQIWHTKITGVYSGVTPSGSFCYGDEPEAEQEMYFRGSQTTDSDGVVYFDSCFPGWYSSRAVHVHFEVRVNNSSYVVSQLLWEDELVDDIFTNHADYKEFGIPNVHLDDDNVVGGESDKSPYLYDVQKMSDGAMLVSKTITIQSGGPGCSASGGGGGGMGGPPGG